In Gemella massiliensis, a single window of DNA contains:
- a CDS encoding CBO2463/CBO2479 domain-containing protein, giving the protein MDYIINPVMMGGIIKEVKDDKVKIHLHGRLGVITVPTKLIKTDNILEMGHVLEFYFSYIQVMEDPYEYDSSDILYEEMQPCLLGGKITQVNDTAIEVAIMDGLGTIAVPRRWAFTTVVLEENQDVEFYLSHMRVIGKKEITLARA; this is encoded by the coding sequence ATGGATTATATTATAAATCCGGTAATGATGGGCGGCATAATTAAGGAAGTAAAAGATGATAAAGTAAAAATTCATCTTCACGGTCGTTTAGGCGTGATTACTGTACCGACAAAACTAATTAAGACAGATAATATTTTAGAGATGGGACATGTATTAGAATTTTACTTTAGTTATATTCAAGTAATGGAAGACCCTTATGAATATGATAGTTCAGATATACTTTATGAGGAAATGCAACCATGTTTACTGGGAGGAAAAATTACTCAAGTAAATGATACTGCCATAGAAGTAGCAATAATGGACGGATTGGGTACTATAGCTGTACCAAGACGTTGGGCGTTTACAACTGTGGTGTTAGAAGAAAATCAAGATGTAGAATTTTATCTTAGTCACATGAGAGTGATAGGAAAAAAGGAAATTACATTAGCTAGAGCTTAA
- the atpB gene encoding F0F1 ATP synthase subunit A, whose product MEEHTYLITKMFGYDITVNIPSVITTLITLLLTFIFVMFITSRIKLRPDSKRQNAAELLAVFVSDNVIKGNVSWKKYGKGLWATALTLISLIAVANTIGVLIEVSYDEVVYVNSVTADPTFTFSLALLVIIFTHYAGIKYKGTKHYFSTYTSAGIGITPFKVLEEFTNLLTLSMRLFGNIYAGEVLLALLASLATVGVFGAIAGIAGLVVWKGFSLFIGVIQAYIFTILTFTYLSHKISDEH is encoded by the coding sequence ATGGAAGAGCATACATATCTTATTACCAAAATGTTTGGCTATGACATAACGGTCAATATTCCTAGTGTAATCACAACTTTAATTACACTGTTGCTTACTTTTATTTTTGTGATGTTTATTACTAGTAGAATAAAATTAAGACCTGATAGCAAACGACAAAATGCAGCTGAGTTACTTGCAGTTTTTGTTAGCGATAACGTTATCAAAGGTAATGTAAGCTGGAAGAAGTATGGTAAAGGATTGTGGGCAACGGCACTAACACTTATTTCCCTTATTGCTGTAGCTAATACTATTGGTGTTCTGATAGAAGTAAGTTATGATGAAGTAGTTTATGTAAATTCAGTAACAGCGGATCCGACATTTACTTTCTCTCTTGCGTTGTTAGTTATAATCTTTACTCACTATGCAGGAATTAAGTACAAAGGAACAAAACATTACTTTAGCACATATACATCTGCGGGTATAGGTATTACACCGTTTAAGGTATTAGAGGAGTTTACAAATCTTCTAACCTTATCAATGCGTTTATTCGGTAATATTTATGCCGGAGAAGTTTTATTAGCACTTTTAGCATCACTTGCAACAGTTGGTGTTTTCGGTGCAATAGCCGGTATAGCCGGGTTGGTAGTGTGGAAAGGATTCTCACTATTTATTGGTGTTATCCAAGCGTATATCTTTACGATATTAACATTTACATATTTATCACATAAAATTAGTGATGAGCATTAA
- the prdB gene encoding D-proline reductase (dithiol) protein PrdB: MKLTTKPGMQSEIFVPITPKAIFTELKKPLSECKVAFITAGGIHIKSQEPFNTSGDFTYRTIPFDTPSSELMVTHGGFDNSDINKDPNAMLPIDRLHELVAEGFIGSLSKETYTFMGGGGNVEKFTNETGPEIARKLKEQGVDIVLCTGGCGTCHRSATIVTRCCEEQGMSCCVIAALPPIARQQGAPRITAPHVPIGSNAGEPNNIPMQTAIVKESLEWVRDCPSFNETKILPYEYRHNV, encoded by the coding sequence ATGAAATTAACAACAAAACCAGGGATGCAATCAGAAATTTTCGTGCCTATTACACCTAAAGCAATATTTACAGAACTAAAAAAACCGTTAAGCGAATGTAAAGTTGCATTTATTACAGCAGGTGGAATACATATCAAATCACAAGAACCGTTTAATACATCAGGGGACTTTACATATCGTACAATTCCGTTTGATACACCATCTAGTGAATTAATGGTAACACATGGTGGTTTTGATAACTCTGATATTAATAAAGATCCAAACGCAATGTTACCGATTGATAGATTACATGAATTGGTAGCAGAAGGATTTATCGGATCATTATCAAAAGAAACATATACATTTATGGGTGGAGGCGGTAACGTCGAAAAATTCACCAATGAAACAGGACCGGAAATTGCTAGAAAATTAAAAGAACAAGGTGTAGATATTGTATTATGTACAGGTGGATGTGGTACATGTCACCGTTCAGCAACTATCGTAACACGTTGCTGTGAAGAACAAGGAATGAGTTGCTGTGTAATTGCTGCACTACCACCAATTGCTCGTCAACAAGGGGCACCACGTATTACTGCACCTCACGTACCAATCGGTTCAAATGCAGGGGAACCTAATAATATCCCTATGCAAACAGCAATTGTTAAAGAATCATTAGAATGGGTAAGAGATTGTCCAAGTTTTAATGAAACAAAAATATTACCTTATGAATACCGTCATAACGTGTAA
- the atpE gene encoding F0F1 ATP synthase subunit C, which yields MVGLIGAGLAAGLAAIGAGIGNGYLFGKFMEGVSRQPEIEPKLKSNAFVMFALVEAVPILAIVVAFILSFK from the coding sequence ATGGTAGGATTAATTGGAGCAGGATTGGCAGCAGGATTGGCAGCGATTGGTGCCGGTATTGGTAACGGATATTTATTCGGTAAATTTATGGAAGGTGTTTCTCGTCAACCTGAAATCGAACCTAAACTTAAATCTAATGCGTTTGTAATGTTTGCACTTGTTGAAGCGGTGCCTATCTTAGCTATCGTAGTAGCGTTTATTCTTTCATTCAAATAA
- the atpH gene encoding ATP synthase F1 subunit delta — protein MSKSVLANKIGDSLFDVARDSSSLEEVLNDLKEVALAITSNDDFITLMNNPNIEKKQKIELIDAAFTNVNRNVVNVVKILAGNLQISLINFVLEEFEERFNRYSKNILVKVESASQLTQEQISELKEKLKAKLQLDNVEVSNVIDKSLIGGLKITYNNKVIDASIKARLNSIKKQISNI, from the coding sequence ATGAGTAAATCAGTGCTTGCTAATAAAATCGGAGATTCATTATTCGATGTTGCACGTGACAGTAGCTCATTAGAAGAAGTTCTTAATGATTTGAAAGAAGTTGCTTTAGCAATTACTTCAAATGACGATTTTATTACTTTGATGAACAACCCTAATATAGAAAAAAAACAGAAAATAGAATTAATAGATGCTGCATTTACCAATGTAAATCGAAATGTTGTTAATGTAGTCAAAATATTAGCAGGAAACTTGCAAATCAGCTTAATAAATTTTGTTCTGGAAGAATTTGAAGAACGTTTTAATAGATATTCGAAAAATATTCTTGTTAAAGTCGAGTCTGCTAGTCAACTTACACAAGAACAAATTTCAGAATTAAAAGAAAAACTTAAAGCTAAGTTGCAACTAGATAATGTAGAAGTTAGTAATGTAATTGATAAGAGTTTAATCGGTGGTTTGAAAATAACTTATAATAATAAAGTTATTGATGCCAGTATAAAAGCAAGATTAAATAGCATAAAAAAACAAATTTCTAATATCTAG
- a CDS encoding DUF819 family protein yields MINSENTWALWAIIIAIATLSIYLEEKYRWASKISGAIIGLIIAATLSNLHVIPLESPVYDTIWTYVVPLAVAMLLFQCDLRKIWRESGRMVIIFLISSLGTILGAVFGYLALHNLVPALNHIAGVMTGSYIGGGVNFVAVASAFEVPADLISAATVSDNLLMVLYFFILIVIPTLPIFRKFFITTFDNKTNIQQHSSDSSKTTVAVRDIAFTFATAVIIVAISFSLSTYLASLGKSPLIAFISNKYLLVTTLTVLLASLFPKYFTSFKGANEIGTFLIYIFFVVIGIPASIQAIVEKSPLLLLFCAIMIIVNMLVTFGAAKLFRFSIEEAIIASNANIGGPTTAAAMAISKGWNSLVAPAMLVGTLGYIIGTYIGILIGQYLG; encoded by the coding sequence ATGATAAATTCAGAAAACACATGGGCATTATGGGCAATTATTATAGCTATCGCAACGTTAAGTATCTATTTAGAAGAAAAATATCGTTGGGCCTCTAAAATTAGCGGGGCGATTATCGGTCTTATTATTGCCGCAACGTTAAGTAACCTACATGTTATTCCGCTTGAATCTCCAGTATATGATACAATCTGGACATACGTTGTTCCGCTTGCAGTGGCGATGTTACTCTTCCAATGTGATTTAAGAAAAATTTGGCGTGAAAGCGGACGAATGGTTATTATTTTTCTTATCAGCTCACTTGGAACAATATTAGGTGCAGTTTTCGGTTATCTTGCTTTACATAATCTCGTACCGGCACTTAATCATATTGCCGGGGTGATGACCGGTTCGTATATTGGTGGAGGAGTTAACTTTGTTGCTGTTGCGAGTGCTTTTGAAGTACCCGCTGATTTGATTTCCGCTGCAACGGTTAGTGATAATTTGCTAATGGTGTTGTACTTTTTCATACTTATAGTTATACCTACTCTTCCAATATTTAGAAAATTTTTTATCACAACATTCGATAATAAAACGAATATACAGCAACACAGTAGCGATAGCAGCAAAACGACTGTAGCAGTTAGAGATATTGCATTTACTTTTGCCACTGCGGTTATTATAGTAGCTATTAGCTTTAGCTTATCTACTTACCTCGCTTCCCTAGGCAAATCGCCTCTGATAGCATTTATTTCTAACAAATATCTATTAGTAACAACGCTGACCGTACTATTAGCATCACTTTTTCCTAAATACTTCACATCATTTAAAGGTGCTAATGAAATAGGAACTTTTCTCATTTATATTTTCTTTGTTGTCATTGGAATTCCTGCTTCAATTCAAGCAATTGTTGAAAAATCACCATTATTACTTCTATTTTGTGCAATAATGATAATTGTTAATATGCTTGTAACCTTTGGAGCGGCTAAATTATTTCGTTTTTCTATTGAAGAGGCTATTATCGCCTCAAATGCCAATATAGGTGGCCCTACAACAGCTGCCGCTATGGCTATTTCAAAAGGTTGGAATTCACTCGTTGCTCCGGCAATGTTGGTCGGCACCCTTGGTTATATTATCGGAACATACATAGGTATATTAATCGGACAGTATTTAGGTTAA
- the prdA gene encoding D-proline reductase (dithiol) proprotein PrdA has product MSITVETLEKHLKDPAIFCCRREKGQVIGAADLEDPGLFEDMIDAGLLTLSPDGLTIEEVLGSTLLEDVEALTPIKKEYLDKVNEVQKDITEEKQGNVVEEVKDAKSSVYTQTTHGGNGMIHIEIGKAEKFEGLKLDVPVVVGAGNAPEVAEAPEKEEKSGEKKVIRTLTKKHIKITDVKLGDKTSIKDGVITIDKKLAKAALGEDELCKKLELDVIYPDKRHIYTETIMDVCPIATKVEGKLGEGVTKVLDGVVFMLTGVDEDGVQVHEFGSSEGFLDEKMFYGHPGCADENDIIIRCHATIERLSGMTRPGPFAAHKCQDFIVQAIREELKHYDGEVVREEICEDVRRSGNPRVVLVKEIMGQGAMHDNVICPTEPCGIIGGQKNVDCGNVPIILTPNQVRDGSIHALTCIGPATKEMTRHYIREPLVEGLAEDAELDLIGVICVGSPQVNDEKLWVSERLGSLFESLDLDGVVITTEGFGNNHIDFIEHIGQAGVRDIPVVGVSFCAYQGQLVVGNKYATAMVEENIDKGGFENDIAGCSCVTPSVAARAIQMLKNKMAGVEVKPAEKKWNNDVINANNKLLGLPETVLVDSKTYH; this is encoded by the coding sequence ATGTCTATTACAGTAGAAACATTAGAAAAACACTTAAAAGATCCAGCGATTTTTTGTTGTAGAAGAGAGAAAGGTCAAGTGATCGGAGCTGCCGATTTAGAAGATCCGGGTCTATTCGAAGACATGATTGATGCGGGATTGCTAACATTAAGTCCTGACGGGCTTACTATAGAAGAAGTGTTAGGAAGTACATTATTGGAAGATGTAGAAGCTTTAACACCGATAAAAAAAGAGTACTTGGATAAAGTAAACGAAGTACAAAAAGATATTACAGAAGAAAAACAAGGAAACGTGGTTGAAGAAGTAAAAGATGCTAAATCATCGGTTTATACACAAACAACTCACGGAGGTAATGGAATGATTCATATAGAAATTGGTAAAGCCGAAAAATTTGAAGGATTGAAATTAGATGTTCCTGTAGTAGTGGGTGCCGGAAATGCTCCGGAAGTGGCAGAAGCACCTGAAAAAGAAGAAAAATCAGGTGAGAAAAAAGTAATCCGCACATTAACTAAAAAACATATCAAAATAACAGATGTAAAATTAGGAGACAAAACTTCTATCAAAGATGGTGTTATTACAATTGATAAAAAATTAGCAAAAGCTGCACTTGGTGAAGATGAATTATGTAAAAAATTAGAGTTAGATGTTATCTATCCTGATAAACGTCACATCTACACTGAAACAATTATGGACGTGTGTCCTATTGCAACAAAAGTAGAAGGAAAACTTGGTGAAGGTGTAACTAAAGTATTAGATGGTGTAGTATTCATGCTAACCGGTGTTGATGAAGACGGAGTTCAAGTGCATGAATTCGGTTCTTCAGAAGGATTCTTAGATGAAAAAATGTTCTATGGACATCCGGGCTGTGCAGATGAAAACGACATTATTATTCGTTGTCATGCAACAATCGAACGATTATCAGGTATGACAAGACCGGGACCTTTTGCAGCACATAAATGTCAAGACTTTATTGTACAAGCAATTCGTGAAGAATTAAAACATTATGACGGTGAAGTAGTAAGAGAAGAAATATGTGAAGATGTAAGAAGAAGCGGTAACCCACGTGTTGTATTGGTTAAAGAAATTATGGGACAAGGTGCTATGCACGATAATGTTATTTGTCCGACAGAACCATGTGGTATCATTGGAGGTCAAAAAAATGTTGACTGCGGTAACGTGCCGATTATTTTAACACCGAACCAAGTACGTGACGGTTCTATTCACGCTTTAACTTGTATCGGACCTGCAACAAAAGAAATGACTCGTCACTACATTCGTGAACCGCTTGTAGAAGGTTTAGCAGAAGATGCAGAACTTGATTTAATCGGGGTTATCTGTGTTGGTTCACCACAAGTAAATGATGAAAAATTATGGGTATCTGAACGTTTAGGATCTTTATTTGAATCATTAGACTTAGACGGTGTAGTTATCACAACAGAAGGATTTGGTAACAACCATATAGACTTTATCGAACATATCGGTCAAGCAGGGGTAAGAGATATTCCGGTAGTAGGGGTTTCATTCTGTGCTTATCAAGGTCAGTTAGTAGTGGGTAACAAATATGCTACTGCTATGGTAGAAGAAAATATCGATAAAGGCGGATTTGAAAATGATATAGCCGGATGTTCTTGTGTAACACCGTCAGTAGCAGCACGTGCAATTCAAATGTTGAAAAACAAAATGGCAGGCGTAGAAGTAAAACCGGCAGAGAAAAAATGGAATAATGACGTTATTAATGCTAATAACAAACTTTTAGGTCTTCCGGAAACAGTATTAGTAGACAGTAAAACATATCACTAA
- a CDS encoding glycine/sarcosine/betaine reductase component B subunit: MGLGPSIKMTTLHHYRCPLVEVATKDNDIEIVGIIVSGVSESYDDKVYSAKRVGDIAKALQVDGALVAIDGWGNHHIDFVNIIESLGKNDISSIGLSFIGLQGRLVCTNQYIDCIIDINKGTTGYESCMVGENNLTDYDAKKAVAILKNKLSKQQRLNNINSNKELRVGKLTKKVFTINEVTFGEKTELIDNKLIIRKNIARTFISFDKRIKQIKVNIIKPHEHNIFVNSNLDCMPIACKYSGELGEGVTHELAGVTVMVTGVKIGTGYQPANIGSSEGVLKDRVYFDRAGTPGTSDYIIHIDFSFFDGEGRTADGVIGAHRLADLIVQEIRGVLVKVDNIPYKKYEYYDVRKPDKAKVVIVKIVSGLGNMYDTVLFPLEPGGILGGRNIRDSRNLPYVISVNQCRDGVIHSLL; the protein is encoded by the coding sequence ATGGGGTTAGGACCGAGTATAAAAATGACAACGCTTCATCACTATCGATGCCCACTTGTAGAGGTGGCGACAAAAGATAATGATATTGAAATAGTTGGAATTATAGTAAGCGGTGTTTCTGAAAGTTATGATGACAAGGTTTATTCAGCTAAGAGAGTAGGTGATATAGCTAAGGCCTTGCAGGTAGACGGTGCTTTAGTAGCTATCGACGGTTGGGGAAATCACCATATTGATTTTGTTAATATAATTGAAAGTCTCGGGAAAAACGATATTTCAAGTATAGGTCTTAGTTTTATCGGTTTGCAGGGACGATTGGTATGTACAAATCAATATATAGATTGTATCATAGACATAAATAAGGGAACAACAGGCTATGAATCATGTATGGTAGGCGAGAATAACTTGACGGATTATGACGCTAAAAAAGCAGTGGCAATTTTGAAAAATAAGTTAAGTAAACAACAACGATTGAATAATATAAACAGCAATAAAGAGTTAAGAGTAGGGAAGTTAACCAAAAAAGTGTTTACTATTAACGAAGTAACGTTCGGTGAAAAAACGGAGCTGATTGATAATAAGCTAATTATCAGAAAAAATATAGCTAGGACATTTATCTCATTTGATAAGAGAATTAAACAAATAAAAGTAAACATTATAAAACCGCATGAACATAATATTTTTGTCAATTCTAACTTAGATTGCATGCCAATAGCGTGTAAATATTCCGGAGAATTAGGAGAAGGTGTAACGCATGAATTAGCTGGTGTTACAGTTATGGTAACCGGAGTAAAAATAGGAACGGGTTATCAACCGGCGAATATCGGATCATCAGAAGGTGTATTAAAGGATAGAGTATATTTCGATAGAGCAGGGACACCCGGTACATCTGATTATATAATTCATATTGATTTCTCGTTTTTTGACGGAGAAGGTCGAACAGCGGATGGAGTTATCGGTGCACATCGACTGGCGGATTTAATTGTTCAAGAAATTCGTGGTGTATTGGTAAAAGTAGATAATATTCCATATAAAAAGTATGAGTATTATGATGTAAGAAAACCTGATAAAGCTAAAGTGGTTATTGTGAAAATAGTATCCGGTTTGGGAAATATGTATGATACGGTATTATTTCCTTTAGAACCGGGTGGAATACTTGGGGGACGTAATATAAGAGATAGTAGAAATCTGCCTTATGTAATAAGTGTAAATCAATGTCGTGATGGTGTTATTCATTCCTTGTTGTAA
- the atpG gene encoding ATP synthase F1 subunit gamma: MASLRDIKNKINSTKKTSHITKAMEMVSTSKLLKAQTNTQKFNPYMKKMQEVMATIFSKEGSIKHPMLEKRELKKTLYVVITSDSGLCGGFNSNIIRNFVNTTKERHTSHDEYGIVAIGNYGAEFFRKNGYSIVESYRDIPDEPSFTQVKEITNKVVGYFTDKKYDKIYLHYNHFVSMIQQVVTEDQVLPIENTTQFKNSNNQVTGAYEFEPGEEAVLDVLLPQYAESMIYGSILDSKASEHSARKTAMKNSTDNAGNIIDTLTIKYNRARQAAITQEITEIVSGAAAAK, translated from the coding sequence TTGGCGTCACTAAGAGATATAAAAAATAAAATCAACTCGACGAAAAAAACTAGTCATATCACTAAAGCGATGGAGATGGTATCAACATCTAAATTACTAAAAGCACAGACCAATACTCAAAAATTTAATCCCTACATGAAAAAAATGCAGGAAGTAATGGCTACTATTTTTTCAAAAGAGGGTAGTATTAAACACCCAATGTTGGAAAAAAGAGAACTGAAAAAAACTCTTTATGTAGTTATTACCAGTGATAGCGGATTATGTGGAGGGTTTAACTCCAATATTATAAGAAATTTTGTTAATACTACAAAAGAGCGACATACAAGTCATGATGAATATGGTATAGTTGCAATAGGTAATTATGGTGCTGAATTTTTCAGAAAAAATGGTTATAGCATCGTTGAAAGTTACAGAGATATACCGGATGAGCCAAGTTTCACTCAGGTTAAGGAGATTACTAATAAAGTTGTGGGATATTTTACTGATAAAAAATATGATAAAATCTATCTCCACTACAATCACTTTGTTAGTATGATTCAACAAGTTGTAACGGAAGATCAAGTTCTTCCGATAGAAAATACAACACAGTTTAAAAATTCTAATAACCAAGTAACAGGTGCTTATGAATTTGAACCCGGGGAAGAAGCGGTATTAGATGTACTGTTACCACAATATGCAGAGAGTATGATTTATGGAAGTATATTGGACAGTAAGGCTAGTGAACATTCTGCAAGAAAAACAGCTATGAAAAATTCAACTGATAATGCAGGAAATATTATTGATACACTTACGATTAAATATAATCGTGCAAGACAAGCAGCAATCACACAGGAAATTACCGAAATTGTTAGTGGAGCGGCGGCTGCAAAATAG
- the upp gene encoding uracil phosphoribosyltransferase has translation MSKVHVFDHPLIQHKLSFIRDKRTGSKDFRQLTNEVGSLMAYEITRDLPLEEVEVETPIQVTTCKRLSGKKIVFVPILRAGLGMVDGLMNLIPSARVGHVGLYRDPETLQPHEYFVKIPSKPEERLFIVVDPMLATGGSAIAAINSLKQRGVSDIKFMCLIAAPEGVEALRLAHPDVDIFIAGLDEKLNDHGYIVPGLGDAGDRIFGTK, from the coding sequence ATGTCAAAAGTTCATGTATTTGATCATCCATTAATCCAACATAAACTATCTTTTATCAGGGATAAGAGAACGGGTTCAAAAGACTTTAGACAACTTACTAACGAAGTAGGGTCTTTAATGGCTTATGAGATAACTCGTGATCTGCCGTTGGAAGAAGTAGAAGTTGAAACACCGATTCAAGTTACTACTTGTAAACGACTTTCCGGTAAAAAGATAGTTTTTGTTCCTATTTTGAGAGCAGGTTTAGGGATGGTAGACGGTTTAATGAATTTAATACCATCGGCAAGAGTAGGGCATGTCGGGTTATATCGTGACCCTGAAACTCTTCAACCACATGAGTATTTTGTAAAAATACCAAGCAAACCGGAAGAACGTTTATTTATTGTCGTTGATCCGATGTTAGCAACCGGTGGATCGGCTATAGCAGCCATAAATTCATTAAAACAACGTGGAGTAAGTGATATTAAATTTATGTGTTTAATAGCAGCTCCGGAAGGAGTAGAGGCATTACGTTTAGCGCATCCTGATGTGGATATTTTTATAGCAGGTTTAGATGAAAAATTAAATGATCATGGTTACATCGTACCCGGATTAGGCGATGCGGGGGATAGAATTTTCGGAACTAAATAA
- the atpA gene encoding F0F1 ATP synthase subunit alpha, with the protein MAIKAEEISALLKSQIENYQFEVKSTDVGTVIEVGDGIARVYGLNEIMSGELVEFTKTGVMGLAQNLEDTNVGIVILGPTTDIKEGDEVRRTGRVMDVPVGEELIGRVVDPLGQPVDGRGPVNTNKRRPIESPAVGVMGRKSVSVPFQTGIKAIDSLVPIGRGQRELIIGDRQTGKTAVAIDSILAQKGQDVICIYVAIGQKESTVRSVVETLKEHGALEYTIVVTAAASQPAPLLYIAPYAGVAMAEEFMFNGKDVVIVYDDLSKQAAAYRELSLLLKRPPGREAYPGDVFYLHSRLLERAARVNEDFGGGSITALPFVETQAGDISAYIPTNVISITDGQIFLQSDLFFSGIRPAINAGLSVSRVGGSAQIKAMKKVSGTLRLDLASYRELESFAQFGSDLDPATREKLERGKRTVEVLKQDLHKPIPVEKQVMILYALTHGYLDDVEVKDIHRFEQELYAYLDAHPTEAIRHIQETKDLPEEKVMNEVIETFKKTFA; encoded by the coding sequence ATGGCTATTAAAGCTGAAGAGATTAGTGCATTACTAAAATCGCAAATAGAAAATTATCAGTTTGAAGTTAAGTCAACGGATGTCGGAACAGTAATTGAAGTAGGGGACGGTATAGCACGTGTATATGGTCTTAACGAAATAATGAGTGGAGAGCTTGTTGAATTTACAAAAACCGGAGTTATGGGGCTTGCTCAAAACCTTGAAGATACTAATGTCGGGATTGTAATTTTAGGACCAACTACCGATATTAAAGAAGGTGATGAAGTAAGACGTACCGGACGTGTTATGGACGTTCCTGTTGGAGAAGAATTAATTGGACGTGTAGTAGATCCGTTGGGTCAACCGGTAGACGGGCGTGGTCCGGTAAATACAAATAAAAGAAGACCGATAGAATCGCCGGCTGTCGGAGTTATGGGGCGTAAATCTGTATCTGTTCCATTCCAGACAGGTATTAAAGCGATAGACTCATTGGTACCGATTGGGCGAGGACAACGTGAACTTATTATCGGTGATAGACAAACAGGTAAAACAGCTGTTGCAATAGATTCAATTTTGGCTCAAAAAGGTCAGGATGTTATTTGTATCTACGTTGCTATCGGTCAAAAAGAATCAACAGTTCGTAGTGTTGTTGAAACGTTAAAAGAACATGGGGCATTAGAATATACCATTGTTGTAACAGCAGCGGCTTCGCAACCGGCACCGTTACTATATATAGCACCGTATGCAGGGGTAGCTATGGCTGAAGAATTTATGTTTAATGGAAAAGATGTAGTAATAGTATATGATGATTTATCTAAACAAGCAGCAGCTTATCGTGAGTTATCATTACTACTTAAACGTCCACCGGGGCGTGAGGCATATCCGGGGGATGTATTCTATCTGCACAGCCGTTTATTAGAACGTGCGGCACGTGTTAACGAAGATTTTGGTGGTGGAAGTATTACAGCATTACCGTTTGTTGAAACCCAAGCCGGGGATATTTCTGCGTATATTCCAACTAATGTTATTTCTATTACAGACGGGCAAATTTTCTTACAATCAGACCTATTTTTCTCTGGTATCAGACCGGCAATTAATGCAGGATTGTCCGTATCTCGTGTAGGGGGATCTGCACAAATTAAAGCCATGAAAAAAGTATCAGGGACATTACGTCTTGACTTGGCATCATACAGAGAACTGGAAAGTTTTGCACAATTCGGTTCTGATTTAGATCCGGCAACTCGTGAAAAACTTGAACGAGGTAAACGTACGGTAGAGGTATTAAAACAAGATTTACATAAACCTATTCCTGTAGAAAAACAAGTAATGATTTTATATGCTCTAACACATGGTTATTTAGATGATGTTGAAGTGAAAGATATACATAGATTTGAACAAGAATTATATGCTTATCTTGATGCACATCCGACAGAAGCTATAAGACATATACAAGAAACAAAAGATTTACCTGAAGAAAAAGTTATGAATGAAGTTATTGAAACATTCAAAAAAACTTTTGCTTAG
- the atpF gene encoding F0F1 ATP synthase subunit B, producing MKNLVFLATEHSSHQGFNLGNMAINMVAVLILLVLLKKFAWDKLIDMLDERQQLVNNQLDDAAKNQKEALVLLEENQEKLKNAQKEIKAMMEDAREQSKIEKQAILDEARKQAEQLKVNAQQDIEDEKKRALEEINKQVAELSVLVASKILEKELSESHGDFVEKVIKEVGVK from the coding sequence ATGAAAAATTTAGTATTTTTAGCTACTGAACACTCTTCTCATCAAGGTTTTAACTTGGGGAATATGGCTATTAATATGGTAGCTGTATTAATCTTATTGGTATTACTGAAAAAATTTGCTTGGGATAAATTAATTGATATGTTGGATGAACGTCAGCAGTTGGTAAACAATCAACTGGATGATGCAGCCAAAAATCAAAAAGAAGCATTGGTTTTACTTGAAGAAAATCAAGAAAAATTAAAAAATGCCCAAAAAGAAATAAAGGCAATGATGGAAGACGCACGTGAACAATCTAAGATTGAAAAACAGGCAATTCTTGATGAAGCTCGAAAACAAGCGGAACAATTAAAAGTAAATGCTCAACAAGATATTGAAGATGAGAAGAAAAGGGCACTTGAAGAAATTAACAAACAAGTTGCTGAACTATCTGTATTAGTAGCTTCTAAAATTTTGGAAAAAGAACTTAGTGAGTCACATGGTGATTTCGTAGAAAAAGTTATAAAAGAGGTAGGGGTGAAATAA